In a genomic window of Rhododendron vialii isolate Sample 1 chromosome 12a, ASM3025357v1:
- the LOC131310748 gene encoding putative late blight resistance protein homolog R1B-17 isoform X4: MGDTAVDFFLGTLKNLIMSSDLDVIIDEKHQLQSLAEEIKYLRGFLQITEKKRKEHSEVMNLVMRIRDVVSEAENIVELFVVLVFKANHASDSLLEHQDHLSLDLESVKKEIKTLKAKVKQILDENMYDINGVAVKKLKHSSTGSGGSTIGSNTSIVVEKKAVVGFKEEVETLMGKLHDIGEGGRLEIISIIGAGGGGKTTLAREVYDHPLTLQKFEIRAWVNVSQDYDKTMKRHLLIRILESAFPKKNEDYKEISDDKLGEKVYKCLQNRKYLIVMDDVWGIEAWNDIQRSFPRECKGSKVVFTSRLPVQSDSICCVPHCMDPLTKSCSWELLEKKVFGMKRCPPELVDIGKQIAEKCKGLPLAIVTIAGILATEDKTLDVWEEVAKHLSSTIAKNQEGCMEILELSYNHLPLHLQACFLYIGAHPEDYEMPSRELIWLWIAEGFIQQSDGGKSLEAIAEDYLIGLIDRSLVTVARNSKSDGGIKACHIHDLLRELCLKKVEEDNFFVKIYEGDYFSPSTTNKHRRLFIGRQFFDKFPPRPLARNLRSFLYLSSPNSSLKQNLSFFVENFELLRVLHLISATSLGEIGIGDLVHLRYLALTLREEHNRALNSFHFLWNLEILILQVPNYDKNISLPRHIVKMVKLRHLYTKSGIFEYHHVSDDEEEGNMLDSLQTLHRMCACEHCLHFLEMTPNLRKLGLYGGDVDFEGDDVLMLCDLEFLKCLETLSVAALFDYKRMASIGLKLPPTLTRLSLSSTFLEWEKLSIILQTLPSLEVLKLLDDACRGPVWDTSELEEGFSQLKYLRLEYLDIEEWIASEDEFPRLEVLAIQICDKLKGIPIDFANLNELREIKVQQCTRSAEESAKEIQEKQRNTKGDDDCVNLVLKYNPING; encoded by the exons atgggtgacaCTGCTGTTGATTTTTTCCTAGGGACCCTGAAGAATCTTATAATGAGCTCCGACCTCGATGTTATCATAGATGAGAAACATCAACTTCAATCTCTTGCGGAGGAGATAAAGTACTTGAGAGGGTTCCTCCAGATTACGGAGAAGAAACGCAAGGAGCATTCCGAAGTGATGAATTTAGTGATGCGGATTAGAGACGTGGTATCTGAGGCAGAGAACATCGTAGAACTATTTGTCGTTCTTGTTTTCAAGGCTAATCATGCCTCTGATTCTCTTCTTGAACATCAAGATCATCTTTCCCTTGACCTTGAAAGTGTCAAAAAGGAGATCAAGACTCTTAAGGCCAAGGTAAAGCAGATTCTCGACGAGAATATGTATGACATCAATGGAGTAGCAGTCAAAAAACTAAAGCACTCTTCTACCGGAAGTGGAG GTTCAACAATAGGGAGCAACACATCCATAGTAGTAGAAAAGAAGGCGGTGGTCGGTTTCAAGGAGGAGGTAGAGACATTAATGGGAAAGCTTCATGACATTGGAGAAggtggacggctagagattatATCAATCATTGGCGCTGGTGGAGGTGGCAAAACCACCTTGGCTAGAGAAGTGTATGATCATCCTTTGACGTTGCAGAAGTTTGAAATTCGTGCATGGGTCAATGTTTCTCAAGATTATGATAAGACTATGAAGAGGCATTTGTTGATTCGTATTCTAGAATCagctttcccaaaaaaaaatgaagattacAAGGAGATTAGTGACGATAAGTTGGGAGAAAAGGTATACAAATGCTTGCAGAATAGAAAATATCTAATTGTCATGGATGACGTTTGGGGTATTGAAGCTTGGAATGATATCCAAAGATCATTCCCCAGGGAATGCAAGGGGAGTAAAGTTGTGTTCACTAGTCGACTACCCGTTCAATCTGATAGCATCTGCTGCGTCCCTCATTGTATGGATCCCTTAACAAAAAGTTGCAGTTGGGAGTTGCTAGAAAAGAAg GTATTTGGGATGAAACGCTGCCCACCGGAGTTGGTGGACATCGGTAAGCAAATTGCAGAAAAATGTAAAGGATTACCACTAGCGATTGTCACAATAGCTGGCATTCTGGCAACTGAAGACAAGACACTCGACGTATGGGAGGAAGTTGCCAAACATTTAAGTTCGACCATTGCCAAAAACCAGGAGGGCTGCATGGAGATACTAGAACTTAGTTACAATCACTTGCCCCTTCATTTACAAGCGTGTTTTCTTTATATTGGAGCACACCCTGAAGATTATGAAATGCCCTCACGTgagttgatatggttatggatTGCAGAGGGATTTATCCAGCAAAGTGATGGGGGGAAAAGCTTGGAGGCCATAGCAGAAGATTACTTAATCGGTCTTATTGATAGAAGTCTCGTAACGGTAGCTAGGAATAGTAAATCTGATGGAGGAATTAAAGCATGCCATATCCATGATCTTCTGCGTGAATTATGCTTGAAAAAAGTAGAGGAAGATAATTTCTTTGTGAAAATTTACGAGGGAGATTATTTTTCACCTTCTACTACAAATAAGCATCGTCGCCTCTTCATTGGCCGTCAGTTCTTTGATAAGTTTCCTCCAAGGCCTCTTGCTCGAAACCTTCGATCTTTTCTGTACCTCTCCTCTCCAAACTCCTCACTTAAACAGAATTTGTCATTCTTTGTTGAAAACTTCGAACTTCTCAGGGTGTTGCATTTAATCTCCGCTACAAGCCTAGGAGAAATAGGAATAGGAGATCTAGTTCATTTGAGATACTTAGCACTTACGTTAAGAGAAGAACATAACCGTGCACTGAATTCTTTTCACTTCCTCTGGAACCTAGAAATCCTTATCCTCCAAGTTCCAAACTACGACAAGAATATTTCATTGCCTCGCCATATAGTTAAGATGGTTAAGTTGAGGCATCTATATACTAAAAGTGGGATATTCGAATATCATCATGTTtctgatgatgaagaagagggGAATATGTTGGATAGCTTACAGACCTTGCACCGAATGTGTGCTTGTGAGCATTGCCTACATTTCTTGGAAATGACTCCCAATCTTAGGAAGCTAGGACTTTATGGAGGAGATGTGGATTTTGAAGGGGATGATGTTTTGATGCTCTGCGACCTAGAGTTCTTGAAATGCCTCGAGACACTCTCTGTCGCTGCATTGTTCGATTACAAGCGCATGGCAAGCATTGGGCTGAAGCTTCCTCCGACTCTTACGCGGCTAAGTTTGTCATCTACGTTCTTGGAGTGGGAGAAGCTGTCAATAATCCTTCAAACCCTGCCGAGCCTTGAGGTTCTCAAATTATTAGACGACGCCTGTAGGGGACCAGTTTGGGACACAAGTGAACTTGAGGAGGGGTTCTCTCAACTCAAGTACTTGAGGCTTGAATATCTGGATATCGAGGAGTGGATTGCTTCCGAAGATGAATTTCCGAGACTTGAGGTCTTAGCAATTCAAATTTGCGACAAACTGAAGGGGATCCCGATTGATTTTGCTAATCTAAATGAACTTCGTGAAATTAAGGTACAGCAGTGCACTCGATCTGCGGAGGAATCGGCCAAGGAGATTCAGGAAAAGcaaagaaatacaaaaggagATGATGATTGCGTAAATCTCGTTCTCAAATATAATCCGATAAATGGGTGA
- the LOC131310748 gene encoding putative late blight resistance protein homolog R1B-17 isoform X3, protein MGDTAVDFFLGTLKNLIMSSDLDVIIDEKHQLQSLAEEIKYLRGFLQITEKKRKEHSEVMNLVMRIRDVVSEAENIVELFVVLVFKANHASDSLLEHQDHLSLDLESVKKEIKTLKAKVKQILDENMYDINGVAVKKLKHSSTGSGGIGSTIGSNTSIVVEKKAVVGFKEEVETLMGKLHDIGEGGRLEIISIIGAGGGGKTTLAREVYDHPLTLQKFEIRAWVNVSQDYDKTMKRHLLIRILESAFPKKNEDYKEISDDKLGEKVYKCLQNRKYLIVMDDVWGIEAWNDIQRSFPRECKGSKVVFTSRLPVQSDSICCVPHCMDPLTKSCSWELLEKKVFGMKRCPPELVDIGKQIAEKCKGLPLAIVTIAGILATEDKTLDVWEEVAKHLSSTIAKNQEGCMEILELSYNHLPLHLQACFLYIGAHPEDYEMPSRELIWLWIAEGFIQQSDGGKSLEAIAEDYLIGLIDRSLVTVARNSKSDGGIKACHIHDLLRELCLKKVEEDNFFVKIYEGDYFSPSTTNKHRRLFIGRQFFDKFPPRPLARNLRSFLYLSSPNSSLKQNLSFFVENFELLRVLHLISATSLGEIGIGDLVHLRYLALTLREEHNRALNSFHFLWNLEILILQVPNYDKNISLPRHIVKMVKLRHLYTKSGIFEYHHVSDDEEEGNMLDSLQTLHRMCACEHCLHFLEMTPNLRKLGLYGGDVDFEGDDVLMLCDLEFLKCLETLSVAALFDYKRMASIGLKLPPTLTRLSLSSTFLEWEKLSIILQTLPSLEVLKLLDDACRGPVWDTSELEEGFSQLKYLRLEYLDIEEWIASEDEFPRLEVLAIQICDKLKGIPIDFANLNELREIKVQQCTRSAEESAKEIQEKQRNTKGDDDCVNLVLKYNPING, encoded by the exons atgggtgacaCTGCTGTTGATTTTTTCCTAGGGACCCTGAAGAATCTTATAATGAGCTCCGACCTCGATGTTATCATAGATGAGAAACATCAACTTCAATCTCTTGCGGAGGAGATAAAGTACTTGAGAGGGTTCCTCCAGATTACGGAGAAGAAACGCAAGGAGCATTCCGAAGTGATGAATTTAGTGATGCGGATTAGAGACGTGGTATCTGAGGCAGAGAACATCGTAGAACTATTTGTCGTTCTTGTTTTCAAGGCTAATCATGCCTCTGATTCTCTTCTTGAACATCAAGATCATCTTTCCCTTGACCTTGAAAGTGTCAAAAAGGAGATCAAGACTCTTAAGGCCAAGGTAAAGCAGATTCTCGACGAGAATATGTATGACATCAATGGAGTAGCAGTCAAAAAACTAAAGCACTCTTCTACCGGAAGTGGAGgtattg GTTCAACAATAGGGAGCAACACATCCATAGTAGTAGAAAAGAAGGCGGTGGTCGGTTTCAAGGAGGAGGTAGAGACATTAATGGGAAAGCTTCATGACATTGGAGAAggtggacggctagagattatATCAATCATTGGCGCTGGTGGAGGTGGCAAAACCACCTTGGCTAGAGAAGTGTATGATCATCCTTTGACGTTGCAGAAGTTTGAAATTCGTGCATGGGTCAATGTTTCTCAAGATTATGATAAGACTATGAAGAGGCATTTGTTGATTCGTATTCTAGAATCagctttcccaaaaaaaaatgaagattacAAGGAGATTAGTGACGATAAGTTGGGAGAAAAGGTATACAAATGCTTGCAGAATAGAAAATATCTAATTGTCATGGATGACGTTTGGGGTATTGAAGCTTGGAATGATATCCAAAGATCATTCCCCAGGGAATGCAAGGGGAGTAAAGTTGTGTTCACTAGTCGACTACCCGTTCAATCTGATAGCATCTGCTGCGTCCCTCATTGTATGGATCCCTTAACAAAAAGTTGCAGTTGGGAGTTGCTAGAAAAGAAg GTATTTGGGATGAAACGCTGCCCACCGGAGTTGGTGGACATCGGTAAGCAAATTGCAGAAAAATGTAAAGGATTACCACTAGCGATTGTCACAATAGCTGGCATTCTGGCAACTGAAGACAAGACACTCGACGTATGGGAGGAAGTTGCCAAACATTTAAGTTCGACCATTGCCAAAAACCAGGAGGGCTGCATGGAGATACTAGAACTTAGTTACAATCACTTGCCCCTTCATTTACAAGCGTGTTTTCTTTATATTGGAGCACACCCTGAAGATTATGAAATGCCCTCACGTgagttgatatggttatggatTGCAGAGGGATTTATCCAGCAAAGTGATGGGGGGAAAAGCTTGGAGGCCATAGCAGAAGATTACTTAATCGGTCTTATTGATAGAAGTCTCGTAACGGTAGCTAGGAATAGTAAATCTGATGGAGGAATTAAAGCATGCCATATCCATGATCTTCTGCGTGAATTATGCTTGAAAAAAGTAGAGGAAGATAATTTCTTTGTGAAAATTTACGAGGGAGATTATTTTTCACCTTCTACTACAAATAAGCATCGTCGCCTCTTCATTGGCCGTCAGTTCTTTGATAAGTTTCCTCCAAGGCCTCTTGCTCGAAACCTTCGATCTTTTCTGTACCTCTCCTCTCCAAACTCCTCACTTAAACAGAATTTGTCATTCTTTGTTGAAAACTTCGAACTTCTCAGGGTGTTGCATTTAATCTCCGCTACAAGCCTAGGAGAAATAGGAATAGGAGATCTAGTTCATTTGAGATACTTAGCACTTACGTTAAGAGAAGAACATAACCGTGCACTGAATTCTTTTCACTTCCTCTGGAACCTAGAAATCCTTATCCTCCAAGTTCCAAACTACGACAAGAATATTTCATTGCCTCGCCATATAGTTAAGATGGTTAAGTTGAGGCATCTATATACTAAAAGTGGGATATTCGAATATCATCATGTTtctgatgatgaagaagagggGAATATGTTGGATAGCTTACAGACCTTGCACCGAATGTGTGCTTGTGAGCATTGCCTACATTTCTTGGAAATGACTCCCAATCTTAGGAAGCTAGGACTTTATGGAGGAGATGTGGATTTTGAAGGGGATGATGTTTTGATGCTCTGCGACCTAGAGTTCTTGAAATGCCTCGAGACACTCTCTGTCGCTGCATTGTTCGATTACAAGCGCATGGCAAGCATTGGGCTGAAGCTTCCTCCGACTCTTACGCGGCTAAGTTTGTCATCTACGTTCTTGGAGTGGGAGAAGCTGTCAATAATCCTTCAAACCCTGCCGAGCCTTGAGGTTCTCAAATTATTAGACGACGCCTGTAGGGGACCAGTTTGGGACACAAGTGAACTTGAGGAGGGGTTCTCTCAACTCAAGTACTTGAGGCTTGAATATCTGGATATCGAGGAGTGGATTGCTTCCGAAGATGAATTTCCGAGACTTGAGGTCTTAGCAATTCAAATTTGCGACAAACTGAAGGGGATCCCGATTGATTTTGCTAATCTAAATGAACTTCGTGAAATTAAGGTACAGCAGTGCACTCGATCTGCGGAGGAATCGGCCAAGGAGATTCAGGAAAAGcaaagaaatacaaaaggagATGATGATTGCGTAAATCTCGTTCTCAAATATAATCCGATAAATGGGTGA
- the LOC131310748 gene encoding putative late blight resistance protein homolog R1B-17 isoform X2: MGDTAVDFFLGTLKNLIMSSDLDVIIDEKHQLQSLAEEIKYLRGFLQITEKKRKEHSEVMNLVMRIRDVVSEAENIVELFVVLVFKANHASDSLLEHQDHLSLDLESVKKEIKTLKAKVKQILDENMYDINGVAVKKLKHSSTGSGGSGSTIGSNTSIVVEKKAVVGFKEEVETLMGKLHDIGEGGRLEIISIIGAGGGGKTTLAREVYDHPLTLQKFEIRAWVNVSQDYDKTMKRHLLIRILESAFPKKNEDYKEISDDKLGEKVYKCLQNRKYLIVMDDVWGIEAWNDIQRSFPRECKGSKVVFTSRLPVQSDSICCVPHCMDPLTKSCSWELLEKKVFGMKRCPPELVDIGKQIAEKCKGLPLAIVTIAGILATEDKTLDVWEEVAKHLSSTIAKNQEGCMEILELSYNHLPLHLQACFLYIGAHPEDYEMPSRELIWLWIAEGFIQQSDGGKSLEAIAEDYLIGLIDRSLVTVARNSKSDGGIKACHIHDLLRELCLKKVEEDNFFVKIYEGDYFSPSTTNKHRRLFIGRQFFDKFPPRPLARNLRSFLYLSSPNSSLKQNLSFFVENFELLRVLHLISATSLGEIGIGDLVHLRYLALTLREEHNRALNSFHFLWNLEILILQVPNYDKNISLPRHIVKMVKLRHLYTKSGIFEYHHVSDDEEEGNMLDSLQTLHRMCACEHCLHFLEMTPNLRKLGLYGGDVDFEGDDVLMLCDLEFLKCLETLSVAALFDYKRMASIGLKLPPTLTRLSLSSTFLEWEKLSIILQTLPSLEVLKLLDDACRGPVWDTSELEEGFSQLKYLRLEYLDIEEWIASEDEFPRLEVLAIQICDKLKGIPIDFANLNELREIKVQQCTRSAEESAKEIQEKQRNTKGDDDCVNLVLKYNPING; encoded by the exons atgggtgacaCTGCTGTTGATTTTTTCCTAGGGACCCTGAAGAATCTTATAATGAGCTCCGACCTCGATGTTATCATAGATGAGAAACATCAACTTCAATCTCTTGCGGAGGAGATAAAGTACTTGAGAGGGTTCCTCCAGATTACGGAGAAGAAACGCAAGGAGCATTCCGAAGTGATGAATTTAGTGATGCGGATTAGAGACGTGGTATCTGAGGCAGAGAACATCGTAGAACTATTTGTCGTTCTTGTTTTCAAGGCTAATCATGCCTCTGATTCTCTTCTTGAACATCAAGATCATCTTTCCCTTGACCTTGAAAGTGTCAAAAAGGAGATCAAGACTCTTAAGGCCAAGGTAAAGCAGATTCTCGACGAGAATATGTATGACATCAATGGAGTAGCAGTCAAAAAACTAAAGCACTCTTCTACCGGAAGTGGAG GTTCAGGTTCAACAATAGGGAGCAACACATCCATAGTAGTAGAAAAGAAGGCGGTGGTCGGTTTCAAGGAGGAGGTAGAGACATTAATGGGAAAGCTTCATGACATTGGAGAAggtggacggctagagattatATCAATCATTGGCGCTGGTGGAGGTGGCAAAACCACCTTGGCTAGAGAAGTGTATGATCATCCTTTGACGTTGCAGAAGTTTGAAATTCGTGCATGGGTCAATGTTTCTCAAGATTATGATAAGACTATGAAGAGGCATTTGTTGATTCGTATTCTAGAATCagctttcccaaaaaaaaatgaagattacAAGGAGATTAGTGACGATAAGTTGGGAGAAAAGGTATACAAATGCTTGCAGAATAGAAAATATCTAATTGTCATGGATGACGTTTGGGGTATTGAAGCTTGGAATGATATCCAAAGATCATTCCCCAGGGAATGCAAGGGGAGTAAAGTTGTGTTCACTAGTCGACTACCCGTTCAATCTGATAGCATCTGCTGCGTCCCTCATTGTATGGATCCCTTAACAAAAAGTTGCAGTTGGGAGTTGCTAGAAAAGAAg GTATTTGGGATGAAACGCTGCCCACCGGAGTTGGTGGACATCGGTAAGCAAATTGCAGAAAAATGTAAAGGATTACCACTAGCGATTGTCACAATAGCTGGCATTCTGGCAACTGAAGACAAGACACTCGACGTATGGGAGGAAGTTGCCAAACATTTAAGTTCGACCATTGCCAAAAACCAGGAGGGCTGCATGGAGATACTAGAACTTAGTTACAATCACTTGCCCCTTCATTTACAAGCGTGTTTTCTTTATATTGGAGCACACCCTGAAGATTATGAAATGCCCTCACGTgagttgatatggttatggatTGCAGAGGGATTTATCCAGCAAAGTGATGGGGGGAAAAGCTTGGAGGCCATAGCAGAAGATTACTTAATCGGTCTTATTGATAGAAGTCTCGTAACGGTAGCTAGGAATAGTAAATCTGATGGAGGAATTAAAGCATGCCATATCCATGATCTTCTGCGTGAATTATGCTTGAAAAAAGTAGAGGAAGATAATTTCTTTGTGAAAATTTACGAGGGAGATTATTTTTCACCTTCTACTACAAATAAGCATCGTCGCCTCTTCATTGGCCGTCAGTTCTTTGATAAGTTTCCTCCAAGGCCTCTTGCTCGAAACCTTCGATCTTTTCTGTACCTCTCCTCTCCAAACTCCTCACTTAAACAGAATTTGTCATTCTTTGTTGAAAACTTCGAACTTCTCAGGGTGTTGCATTTAATCTCCGCTACAAGCCTAGGAGAAATAGGAATAGGAGATCTAGTTCATTTGAGATACTTAGCACTTACGTTAAGAGAAGAACATAACCGTGCACTGAATTCTTTTCACTTCCTCTGGAACCTAGAAATCCTTATCCTCCAAGTTCCAAACTACGACAAGAATATTTCATTGCCTCGCCATATAGTTAAGATGGTTAAGTTGAGGCATCTATATACTAAAAGTGGGATATTCGAATATCATCATGTTtctgatgatgaagaagagggGAATATGTTGGATAGCTTACAGACCTTGCACCGAATGTGTGCTTGTGAGCATTGCCTACATTTCTTGGAAATGACTCCCAATCTTAGGAAGCTAGGACTTTATGGAGGAGATGTGGATTTTGAAGGGGATGATGTTTTGATGCTCTGCGACCTAGAGTTCTTGAAATGCCTCGAGACACTCTCTGTCGCTGCATTGTTCGATTACAAGCGCATGGCAAGCATTGGGCTGAAGCTTCCTCCGACTCTTACGCGGCTAAGTTTGTCATCTACGTTCTTGGAGTGGGAGAAGCTGTCAATAATCCTTCAAACCCTGCCGAGCCTTGAGGTTCTCAAATTATTAGACGACGCCTGTAGGGGACCAGTTTGGGACACAAGTGAACTTGAGGAGGGGTTCTCTCAACTCAAGTACTTGAGGCTTGAATATCTGGATATCGAGGAGTGGATTGCTTCCGAAGATGAATTTCCGAGACTTGAGGTCTTAGCAATTCAAATTTGCGACAAACTGAAGGGGATCCCGATTGATTTTGCTAATCTAAATGAACTTCGTGAAATTAAGGTACAGCAGTGCACTCGATCTGCGGAGGAATCGGCCAAGGAGATTCAGGAAAAGcaaagaaatacaaaaggagATGATGATTGCGTAAATCTCGTTCTCAAATATAATCCGATAAATGGGTGA
- the LOC131310748 gene encoding putative late blight resistance protein homolog R1B-17 isoform X1, translated as MGDTAVDFFLGTLKNLIMSSDLDVIIDEKHQLQSLAEEIKYLRGFLQITEKKRKEHSEVMNLVMRIRDVVSEAENIVELFVVLVFKANHASDSLLEHQDHLSLDLESVKKEIKTLKAKVKQILDENMYDINGVAVKKLKHSSTGSGGGSGSTIGSNTSIVVEKKAVVGFKEEVETLMGKLHDIGEGGRLEIISIIGAGGGGKTTLAREVYDHPLTLQKFEIRAWVNVSQDYDKTMKRHLLIRILESAFPKKNEDYKEISDDKLGEKVYKCLQNRKYLIVMDDVWGIEAWNDIQRSFPRECKGSKVVFTSRLPVQSDSICCVPHCMDPLTKSCSWELLEKKVFGMKRCPPELVDIGKQIAEKCKGLPLAIVTIAGILATEDKTLDVWEEVAKHLSSTIAKNQEGCMEILELSYNHLPLHLQACFLYIGAHPEDYEMPSRELIWLWIAEGFIQQSDGGKSLEAIAEDYLIGLIDRSLVTVARNSKSDGGIKACHIHDLLRELCLKKVEEDNFFVKIYEGDYFSPSTTNKHRRLFIGRQFFDKFPPRPLARNLRSFLYLSSPNSSLKQNLSFFVENFELLRVLHLISATSLGEIGIGDLVHLRYLALTLREEHNRALNSFHFLWNLEILILQVPNYDKNISLPRHIVKMVKLRHLYTKSGIFEYHHVSDDEEEGNMLDSLQTLHRMCACEHCLHFLEMTPNLRKLGLYGGDVDFEGDDVLMLCDLEFLKCLETLSVAALFDYKRMASIGLKLPPTLTRLSLSSTFLEWEKLSIILQTLPSLEVLKLLDDACRGPVWDTSELEEGFSQLKYLRLEYLDIEEWIASEDEFPRLEVLAIQICDKLKGIPIDFANLNELREIKVQQCTRSAEESAKEIQEKQRNTKGDDDCVNLVLKYNPING; from the exons atgggtgacaCTGCTGTTGATTTTTTCCTAGGGACCCTGAAGAATCTTATAATGAGCTCCGACCTCGATGTTATCATAGATGAGAAACATCAACTTCAATCTCTTGCGGAGGAGATAAAGTACTTGAGAGGGTTCCTCCAGATTACGGAGAAGAAACGCAAGGAGCATTCCGAAGTGATGAATTTAGTGATGCGGATTAGAGACGTGGTATCTGAGGCAGAGAACATCGTAGAACTATTTGTCGTTCTTGTTTTCAAGGCTAATCATGCCTCTGATTCTCTTCTTGAACATCAAGATCATCTTTCCCTTGACCTTGAAAGTGTCAAAAAGGAGATCAAGACTCTTAAGGCCAAGGTAAAGCAGATTCTCGACGAGAATATGTATGACATCAATGGAGTAGCAGTCAAAAAACTAAAGCACTCTTCTACCGGAAGTGGAG GAGGTTCAGGTTCAACAATAGGGAGCAACACATCCATAGTAGTAGAAAAGAAGGCGGTGGTCGGTTTCAAGGAGGAGGTAGAGACATTAATGGGAAAGCTTCATGACATTGGAGAAggtggacggctagagattatATCAATCATTGGCGCTGGTGGAGGTGGCAAAACCACCTTGGCTAGAGAAGTGTATGATCATCCTTTGACGTTGCAGAAGTTTGAAATTCGTGCATGGGTCAATGTTTCTCAAGATTATGATAAGACTATGAAGAGGCATTTGTTGATTCGTATTCTAGAATCagctttcccaaaaaaaaatgaagattacAAGGAGATTAGTGACGATAAGTTGGGAGAAAAGGTATACAAATGCTTGCAGAATAGAAAATATCTAATTGTCATGGATGACGTTTGGGGTATTGAAGCTTGGAATGATATCCAAAGATCATTCCCCAGGGAATGCAAGGGGAGTAAAGTTGTGTTCACTAGTCGACTACCCGTTCAATCTGATAGCATCTGCTGCGTCCCTCATTGTATGGATCCCTTAACAAAAAGTTGCAGTTGGGAGTTGCTAGAAAAGAAg GTATTTGGGATGAAACGCTGCCCACCGGAGTTGGTGGACATCGGTAAGCAAATTGCAGAAAAATGTAAAGGATTACCACTAGCGATTGTCACAATAGCTGGCATTCTGGCAACTGAAGACAAGACACTCGACGTATGGGAGGAAGTTGCCAAACATTTAAGTTCGACCATTGCCAAAAACCAGGAGGGCTGCATGGAGATACTAGAACTTAGTTACAATCACTTGCCCCTTCATTTACAAGCGTGTTTTCTTTATATTGGAGCACACCCTGAAGATTATGAAATGCCCTCACGTgagttgatatggttatggatTGCAGAGGGATTTATCCAGCAAAGTGATGGGGGGAAAAGCTTGGAGGCCATAGCAGAAGATTACTTAATCGGTCTTATTGATAGAAGTCTCGTAACGGTAGCTAGGAATAGTAAATCTGATGGAGGAATTAAAGCATGCCATATCCATGATCTTCTGCGTGAATTATGCTTGAAAAAAGTAGAGGAAGATAATTTCTTTGTGAAAATTTACGAGGGAGATTATTTTTCACCTTCTACTACAAATAAGCATCGTCGCCTCTTCATTGGCCGTCAGTTCTTTGATAAGTTTCCTCCAAGGCCTCTTGCTCGAAACCTTCGATCTTTTCTGTACCTCTCCTCTCCAAACTCCTCACTTAAACAGAATTTGTCATTCTTTGTTGAAAACTTCGAACTTCTCAGGGTGTTGCATTTAATCTCCGCTACAAGCCTAGGAGAAATAGGAATAGGAGATCTAGTTCATTTGAGATACTTAGCACTTACGTTAAGAGAAGAACATAACCGTGCACTGAATTCTTTTCACTTCCTCTGGAACCTAGAAATCCTTATCCTCCAAGTTCCAAACTACGACAAGAATATTTCATTGCCTCGCCATATAGTTAAGATGGTTAAGTTGAGGCATCTATATACTAAAAGTGGGATATTCGAATATCATCATGTTtctgatgatgaagaagagggGAATATGTTGGATAGCTTACAGACCTTGCACCGAATGTGTGCTTGTGAGCATTGCCTACATTTCTTGGAAATGACTCCCAATCTTAGGAAGCTAGGACTTTATGGAGGAGATGTGGATTTTGAAGGGGATGATGTTTTGATGCTCTGCGACCTAGAGTTCTTGAAATGCCTCGAGACACTCTCTGTCGCTGCATTGTTCGATTACAAGCGCATGGCAAGCATTGGGCTGAAGCTTCCTCCGACTCTTACGCGGCTAAGTTTGTCATCTACGTTCTTGGAGTGGGAGAAGCTGTCAATAATCCTTCAAACCCTGCCGAGCCTTGAGGTTCTCAAATTATTAGACGACGCCTGTAGGGGACCAGTTTGGGACACAAGTGAACTTGAGGAGGGGTTCTCTCAACTCAAGTACTTGAGGCTTGAATATCTGGATATCGAGGAGTGGATTGCTTCCGAAGATGAATTTCCGAGACTTGAGGTCTTAGCAATTCAAATTTGCGACAAACTGAAGGGGATCCCGATTGATTTTGCTAATCTAAATGAACTTCGTGAAATTAAGGTACAGCAGTGCACTCGATCTGCGGAGGAATCGGCCAAGGAGATTCAGGAAAAGcaaagaaatacaaaaggagATGATGATTGCGTAAATCTCGTTCTCAAATATAATCCGATAAATGGGTGA